The following proteins are co-located in the Pseudomonas cavernae genome:
- a CDS encoding helix-turn-helix transcriptional regulator: protein MACNSGSKPVLLWLDLTHDRSAEELIGQFRSSCDCRLARDSSVTDAEHDQQPDMICMHFDRPDALGLNLLLEVKRTAPSIPITMFTVQHSEELAVWAMRAGVWEYLVLPLPCAEKTRYLESLQQLRTLRQGGAVHASKPCIERGCPLPDSIRLTKSHQIQRALQKALLHIDQHFHEGIDQKELAQRCGMTPFRFCRLFKEQLGVGFMEYILRKRMDFAKELLNNSQMPITSIGYESGFKDPSYFARSFKQYMGCTPSEYRSAGPDKESTRTDLGLGSTREEMLQTGIREQA from the coding sequence ATGGCGTGCAATTCCGGCAGTAAACCAGTGCTGTTATGGCTCGATCTCACGCACGACCGCTCGGCGGAGGAGTTGATCGGCCAGTTTCGCTCGTCCTGCGATTGCCGGCTGGCACGAGACTCCAGTGTGACGGATGCGGAGCATGACCAGCAGCCCGACATGATCTGCATGCACTTCGACCGTCCGGACGCCCTCGGCCTCAACCTGCTGCTGGAGGTCAAGCGCACAGCGCCGTCGATCCCCATCACCATGTTCACCGTGCAACACTCCGAGGAACTGGCTGTATGGGCCATGCGCGCCGGCGTTTGGGAATACCTGGTGTTGCCACTCCCCTGCGCCGAAAAGACCCGTTATCTGGAATCTCTGCAGCAACTGCGGACCTTGCGCCAAGGCGGCGCCGTCCACGCCAGCAAACCCTGCATCGAGCGCGGCTGTCCACTACCCGACAGCATTCGGCTGACCAAATCACACCAGATACAGCGCGCGCTGCAGAAGGCCCTGCTGCACATCGACCAGCACTTCCACGAGGGCATCGACCAGAAGGAATTGGCCCAGCGCTGCGGCATGACGCCCTTTCGCTTCTGTCGGCTGTTCAAGGAGCAGCTCGGCGTGGGCTTCATGGAATACATCCTGCGCAAGCGCATGGATTTCGCCAAAGAATTGCTCAACAACAGCCAGATGCCCATCACCAGCATCGGCTACGAATCCGGCTTCAAGGACCCCTCCTACTTCGCCCGCAGCTTCAAGCAGTACATGGGCTGCACGCCCAGCGAATACCGCAGCGCAGGGCCGGACAAGGAGTCCACCAGGACAGACCTGGGCCTGGGCAGCACCCGCGAGGAAATGCTGCAGACCGGCATACGGGAACAGGCCTGA
- a CDS encoding Flp family type IVb pilin → MNLQTIKGAVMKFVKDEDGLTIVEYAVAGGLITVAAVGAFVTLGQNVNSKIGCMRDAVGTGATPGTACGGAAPAP, encoded by the coding sequence ATGAATCTGCAAACGATCAAAGGTGCGGTGATGAAGTTCGTCAAAGACGAGGACGGGTTGACCATCGTGGAGTATGCGGTGGCCGGGGGACTGATCACAGTTGCGGCTGTTGGAGCCTTTGTCACGTTGGGCCAAAACGTGAACTCTAAGATCGGGTGTATGCGTGATGCCGTTGGAACAGGTGCAACTCCAGGCACCGCATGTGGTGGTGCTGCTCCTGCTCCTTAA
- a CDS encoding A24 family peptidase: MSMELLLGNILLLGLLGAAVVSDLCRHRIPNWLVLLGLALGLTGQVHALGIAGLGSGLLGLLVGFVVFLPFYVLGGMAAGDVKLMAMVGSFLAPTAALWAAACSLMAGGLCALLLVLVRGQLPLTLSRYRLSLMARAYLAPAPDEVAGQPFPYTVAILLGTLLSLFWQPFEHWQLFGH; encoded by the coding sequence ATGTCAATGGAGCTGCTGCTTGGCAACATTTTACTGCTAGGACTGCTGGGTGCTGCGGTGGTGAGCGATCTATGCCGCCACCGCATCCCCAACTGGCTGGTGCTGTTAGGGCTGGCTCTCGGGCTGACTGGGCAGGTTCATGCTTTAGGTATAGCCGGCTTAGGCAGCGGCCTGCTGGGCCTGCTGGTCGGTTTCGTTGTTTTCCTTCCGTTTTATGTCTTGGGCGGAATGGCGGCGGGCGATGTGAAGCTGATGGCTATGGTCGGCAGTTTTCTGGCCCCTACAGCAGCCCTCTGGGCGGCAGCGTGCAGTTTGATGGCCGGTGGGCTCTGCGCCTTGTTGCTGGTACTAGTGCGCGGCCAGTTGCCACTGACCCTGTCTCGCTACCGGCTGAGCCTGATGGCCCGAGCCTATTTGGCTCCGGCGCCGGATGAAGTGGCGGGCCAACCCTTTCCCTACACGGTAGCCATCCTCCTGGGCACCTTGCTCAGTCTGTTCTGGCAACCCTTCGAACACTGGCAGCTGTTCGGCCACTAG